One window of the Cryptomeria japonica chromosome 7, Sugi_1.0, whole genome shotgun sequence genome contains the following:
- the LOC131033999 gene encoding pentatricopeptide repeat-containing protein At3g12770-like isoform X1, producing MPLPYTHLNLTALCREGQLKEALHILLTTHNPPGDSSTYLQLLQTCILKKALSQGKKVHSFIAHMRFAFSTRTSFQNKLINMYDKCGSLVDARKVFDHMKGGDGFSWNTIISAYRRHGFPHEAVTLFHQMQRTGLQPDQFTFASVLPACAKVGDLEQGMDIHQSIKDRGFSSDVVVATALVDMYVKCGSMHMARELFDKMLQRDTVSWNAMIAGYAQHGFFGKAFETFKQMQMASVMPDSTTFVSILPACAQIGALEEGRAIHQSLIVSGLFSDIKVGNALVDMYAKCGNMHKARELFNKMPQRDVISWNAVIAGYAQNGYLEKALETFKQMQLAGVKTDSTTLSSILPACAKMEALEPGMDIHRIIMEGGFLSDIVVASALVDMYAKCGNMDKGHTLFDKIPQRDVISWTAMIAGYVQNGFVEKALKTIKQMQLAGVMPDSTTFATVLPALGQIGALEQGMGVHQIIVESGFLSDVVVASALVDMYAKCGSIDQARELFDKMPQRDVVSWTAMIVGYAQNGFVEKALETFKQMQCAAVKPNSTTFASILPACAKMGALEQGMNIHQSITEGGFLSDIVVTSALVDMYAKCGSIDKARELFDKMPRRNVISWNAMIAGYAQNGFCKNALKIFELMKHSGTDPDIVSFACVLYACSHAGLVDEGCTHFNQISNPYCITPTIDHYVCMVDLLARAGYLEDTLNFIIKMPIKPAVVVWMCFLGACRSHMNIGLGVFTATLLFDLDPKNAGTYVLLSNIYAEVGMWSEVQMVRRLMKDRGIKKIPGCSWIEDHKMVHAFCVGDRSHPQTQEIYAKLEKLAWEMKAAGYIADSRLSLNDVEKEEKELFLCHHSEKLAIAFGLLNTPRGTTIRVVKNLRVCANCHTATKFISKIVAREIVVRDANRFHHFKQGHCSCGDYW from the coding sequence ATGCCATTGCCATACACTCATCTGAATCTCACAGCATTATGTAGAGAGGGTCAATTGAAGGAGGCTCTGCACATCCTGCTTACTACACACAACCCCCCTGGAGATTCCTCTACATATCTTCAACTATTGCAGACCTGCATTCTCAAGAAGGCGCTTTCACAAGGGAAAAAGGTCCACTCTTTCATCGCTCACATGCGATTTGCATTTTCTACACGCACAAGCTTTCAGAATAAGCTCATTAACATGTATGACAAATGCGGAAGTTTGGTTGATGCCCGTAAGGTGTTTGACCACATGAAAGGAGGAGACGGATTCTCATGGAATACTATTATTTCAGCATACCGAAGACATGGGTTTCCTCACGAAGCAGTCACACTGTTTCACCAAATGCAACGAACAGGACTCCAACCCGATCAGTTTAcatttgccagcgtactcccagcctgtgccaaagtaggagatttggaacagggtatggacatccatcaaagcataaaggatagaggatttTCGTCAGATGTGGTAGTTGCGACTGCCCTGGTTGATatgtatgtaaaatgtggaagcatgcacatggcacgtgaactatttgacaaaatgcttcAAAGGGACAccgtctcatggaatgccatgattgcaggatatgcacaacaTGGGTTTTTTGGAAAGGCCTTtgaaacttttaagcaaatgcaaatGGCGAGTGTAATGCCAGACTCCACAACCTTTGTCAGCATCCTCCCTGCATGTGCTCAAATTGGAGCTTTAGAAGAGGGTAGAGCCATCCATCAAAGCCTAATTGTAAGTGGATTATTTTCAGATATTAAAGTTGGAAATGCTCtagtagatatgtatgcaaaatgtggaaatatgcacaaggcacgtgaattgtttaacaaaatgcctcaaagagatgtcatctcatggaatgccgTGATTGCAGGGTATGCACAAAATGGGTATCTTGAAAAGGcactagaaactttcaagcaaatgcaattagcaggtgtaaaGACAGACTCCACGACCTTGTCCAGCATCCTCCCCGCCTGTGCCAAAATGGAAGCTTTGGAACCGGGGATGGACATCCATCGAATCATAATGGAAGGGGGATTTTTGTCAGATATTGTAGTTGCAAGTGCCCTGgtggatatgtatgcaaaatgtggaaacatggacaaagGCCATACATTGTTTGACAagatacctcaaagagatgtcatctcatggaccgccatgattgcaggatatgttcAAAATGGGTTTGTTGAAAAAGCCCTAAAAACTATTAAGCAAATGCAACTGGCTGGTGTGATGCCagactccacaacctttgccaCCGTACTCCCTGCCCTTGGTCAAATTGGAGCATTGGAACAGGGTATGGGTGTCCATCAAATTATAGTTGAAAGTGggtttttgtcagatgttgtagttgcaagtgccctggtagacatgtatgcaaaatgtggaagcatagaccaggcacgtgaattgtttgacaaaatgcctcaaagagatgtggtttcatggactgcaatgattgtaggatatgcacaaaatggatttgttgaaaaggctttagaaactttcaagcaaatgcaatgcgCAGCTGTaaaaccaaattccacaacctttgccagcatccttccagcttgtgccaaaatgggagctttagaacagggtatgaacatccatcaaagcataacggaagGCGGGTTTTTGTCCGATATTGTAGTTACAAGTGCCctggtagatatgtatgcaaaatgtggaagcatagacaaagcacgtgaactgtttgacaaaatgcctcgaaGAAATGTGATCtcgtggaatgccatgattgcaggatatgcacaaaatggattttgcaagaacgctctcaaaatctttgaattaatgaagcactctGGAACAGACCCTGACATTGTAAGCTTTGCTTGTGTTCTATATGCATGCAGCCATGCAGGTTTAGTGGATGAGGGCTGTACACACTTTAATCAGATAAGTAATCCATATTGCATTACACCTACAATTGATCATTATGTGTGCATGGTTGATCTTCTTGCCCGAGCTGGCTATCTGGAGGACACCCTAAACTTTATCATTAAGATGCCAATTAAACCTGCGGTGGTTGTGTGGATGTGTTTTCTTGGTGCCTGTAGGTCACATATGAATATAGGTTTAGGAGTATTTACAGCAACACTGCTGTTTGATTTGGATCCTAAAAATGCTGGTACTTATGTTCTTCTCTCAAACATCTATGCAGAAGTGGGTATGTGGAGTGAGGTACAAAtggtaaggagattgatgaaagatagaggaattaaaaagatccctggatgtagttggattgaagaCCATAAAATGGTGCATGCTTTTTGTGTAGGAGATAGATCACACCCACAGACACAGGAGATCTATGCAAAGTTGGAGAAATTAGCTTGGGAGATGAAGGCAGCGGGGTATATTGCAGATTCAAGACTTTCGCTTAATGATGTGGAAAAGGAGGAAAAAGAATTATTTCTCTGTCACCATAGTGAAAAGTTAGCAATTGCATTTGGTTTGTTGAACACGCCTCGTGGAACGACCATTAGAGTTGTTAAGAACCTTCGAGTATGTGCTAACTGCCACACTGCAACGAAATTTATATCCAAGATTGTCGCAAGAGAAATTGTTGTAAGAGATGCCAACCGTTTCCATCATTTTAAACAAGGACATTGTTCTTGCGGAGATTATTGGTAA
- the LOC131033999 gene encoding pentatricopeptide repeat-containing protein At3g12770-like isoform X2 produces MRFAFSTRTSFQNKLINMYDKCGSLVDARKVFDHMKGGDGFSWNTIISAYRRHGFPHEAVTLFHQMQRTGLQPDQFTFASVLPACAKVGDLEQGMDIHQSIKDRGFSSDVVVATALVDMYVKCGSMHMARELFDKMLQRDTVSWNAMIAGYAQHGFFGKAFETFKQMQMASVMPDSTTFVSILPACAQIGALEEGRAIHQSLIVSGLFSDIKVGNALVDMYAKCGNMHKARELFNKMPQRDVISWNAVIAGYAQNGYLEKALETFKQMQLAGVKTDSTTLSSILPACAKMEALEPGMDIHRIIMEGGFLSDIVVASALVDMYAKCGNMDKGHTLFDKIPQRDVISWTAMIAGYVQNGFVEKALKTIKQMQLAGVMPDSTTFATVLPALGQIGALEQGMGVHQIIVESGFLSDVVVASALVDMYAKCGSIDQARELFDKMPQRDVVSWTAMIVGYAQNGFVEKALETFKQMQCAAVKPNSTTFASILPACAKMGALEQGMNIHQSITEGGFLSDIVVTSALVDMYAKCGSIDKARELFDKMPRRNVISWNAMIAGYAQNGFCKNALKIFELMKHSGTDPDIVSFACVLYACSHAGLVDEGCTHFNQISNPYCITPTIDHYVCMVDLLARAGYLEDTLNFIIKMPIKPAVVVWMCFLGACRSHMNIGLGVFTATLLFDLDPKNAGTYVLLSNIYAEVGMWSEVQMVRRLMKDRGIKKIPGCSWIEDHKMVHAFCVGDRSHPQTQEIYAKLEKLAWEMKAAGYIADSRLSLNDVEKEEKELFLCHHSEKLAIAFGLLNTPRGTTIRVVKNLRVCANCHTATKFISKIVAREIVVRDANRFHHFKQGHCSCGDYW; encoded by the coding sequence ATGCGATTTGCATTTTCTACACGCACAAGCTTTCAGAATAAGCTCATTAACATGTATGACAAATGCGGAAGTTTGGTTGATGCCCGTAAGGTGTTTGACCACATGAAAGGAGGAGACGGATTCTCATGGAATACTATTATTTCAGCATACCGAAGACATGGGTTTCCTCACGAAGCAGTCACACTGTTTCACCAAATGCAACGAACAGGACTCCAACCCGATCAGTTTAcatttgccagcgtactcccagcctgtgccaaagtaggagatttggaacagggtatggacatccatcaaagcataaaggatagaggatttTCGTCAGATGTGGTAGTTGCGACTGCCCTGGTTGATatgtatgtaaaatgtggaagcatgcacatggcacgtgaactatttgacaaaatgcttcAAAGGGACAccgtctcatggaatgccatgattgcaggatatgcacaacaTGGGTTTTTTGGAAAGGCCTTtgaaacttttaagcaaatgcaaatGGCGAGTGTAATGCCAGACTCCACAACCTTTGTCAGCATCCTCCCTGCATGTGCTCAAATTGGAGCTTTAGAAGAGGGTAGAGCCATCCATCAAAGCCTAATTGTAAGTGGATTATTTTCAGATATTAAAGTTGGAAATGCTCtagtagatatgtatgcaaaatgtggaaatatgcacaaggcacgtgaattgtttaacaaaatgcctcaaagagatgtcatctcatggaatgccgTGATTGCAGGGTATGCACAAAATGGGTATCTTGAAAAGGcactagaaactttcaagcaaatgcaattagcaggtgtaaaGACAGACTCCACGACCTTGTCCAGCATCCTCCCCGCCTGTGCCAAAATGGAAGCTTTGGAACCGGGGATGGACATCCATCGAATCATAATGGAAGGGGGATTTTTGTCAGATATTGTAGTTGCAAGTGCCCTGgtggatatgtatgcaaaatgtggaaacatggacaaagGCCATACATTGTTTGACAagatacctcaaagagatgtcatctcatggaccgccatgattgcaggatatgttcAAAATGGGTTTGTTGAAAAAGCCCTAAAAACTATTAAGCAAATGCAACTGGCTGGTGTGATGCCagactccacaacctttgccaCCGTACTCCCTGCCCTTGGTCAAATTGGAGCATTGGAACAGGGTATGGGTGTCCATCAAATTATAGTTGAAAGTGggtttttgtcagatgttgtagttgcaagtgccctggtagacatgtatgcaaaatgtggaagcatagaccaggcacgtgaattgtttgacaaaatgcctcaaagagatgtggtttcatggactgcaatgattgtaggatatgcacaaaatggatttgttgaaaaggctttagaaactttcaagcaaatgcaatgcgCAGCTGTaaaaccaaattccacaacctttgccagcatccttccagcttgtgccaaaatgggagctttagaacagggtatgaacatccatcaaagcataacggaagGCGGGTTTTTGTCCGATATTGTAGTTACAAGTGCCctggtagatatgtatgcaaaatgtggaagcatagacaaagcacgtgaactgtttgacaaaatgcctcgaaGAAATGTGATCtcgtggaatgccatgattgcaggatatgcacaaaatggattttgcaagaacgctctcaaaatctttgaattaatgaagcactctGGAACAGACCCTGACATTGTAAGCTTTGCTTGTGTTCTATATGCATGCAGCCATGCAGGTTTAGTGGATGAGGGCTGTACACACTTTAATCAGATAAGTAATCCATATTGCATTACACCTACAATTGATCATTATGTGTGCATGGTTGATCTTCTTGCCCGAGCTGGCTATCTGGAGGACACCCTAAACTTTATCATTAAGATGCCAATTAAACCTGCGGTGGTTGTGTGGATGTGTTTTCTTGGTGCCTGTAGGTCACATATGAATATAGGTTTAGGAGTATTTACAGCAACACTGCTGTTTGATTTGGATCCTAAAAATGCTGGTACTTATGTTCTTCTCTCAAACATCTATGCAGAAGTGGGTATGTGGAGTGAGGTACAAAtggtaaggagattgatgaaagatagaggaattaaaaagatccctggatgtagttggattgaagaCCATAAAATGGTGCATGCTTTTTGTGTAGGAGATAGATCACACCCACAGACACAGGAGATCTATGCAAAGTTGGAGAAATTAGCTTGGGAGATGAAGGCAGCGGGGTATATTGCAGATTCAAGACTTTCGCTTAATGATGTGGAAAAGGAGGAAAAAGAATTATTTCTCTGTCACCATAGTGAAAAGTTAGCAATTGCATTTGGTTTGTTGAACACGCCTCGTGGAACGACCATTAGAGTTGTTAAGAACCTTCGAGTATGTGCTAACTGCCACACTGCAACGAAATTTATATCCAAGATTGTCGCAAGAGAAATTGTTGTAAGAGATGCCAACCGTTTCCATCATTTTAAACAAGGACATTGTTCTTGCGGAGATTATTGGTAA